One stretch of Streptomyces peucetius DNA includes these proteins:
- a CDS encoding HAD-IIA family hydrolase, which produces MAERKPIESWLTDMDGVLIHEGVPIPGADAFIKKLRETGRPFLVLTNNSIYTARDLHARLARMGLDVPVENIWTSALATAQFLDDQRPGGTAYVIGEAGLTTALHDIGYVLTDHDPDYVVLGETRTYSFEALTKAIRLINGGARFICTNPDETGPSAEGPLPATGSVAALITKATGKAPYFAGKPNPLMMRTGLNAIGAHSETSAMIGDRMDTDVLAGLEAGMETFLVLTGLTTPRDVDRYPFRPSTVVDSIADLVDRI; this is translated from the coding sequence ATGGCAGAGCGCAAGCCGATCGAATCCTGGCTCACCGACATGGACGGTGTCCTCATTCACGAGGGCGTCCCGATTCCCGGCGCCGACGCGTTCATCAAGAAACTGCGGGAGACCGGGAGGCCGTTCCTGGTGCTCACCAACAACTCCATCTACACGGCCCGCGACCTGCACGCCCGCCTCGCCCGGATGGGGCTGGACGTGCCCGTGGAGAACATCTGGACCTCGGCGCTCGCCACCGCGCAGTTCCTCGACGACCAGCGGCCCGGCGGCACCGCGTACGTCATCGGCGAGGCCGGGCTGACCACCGCGCTGCACGACATCGGCTACGTCCTCACCGACCACGACCCGGACTACGTGGTCCTCGGGGAGACCCGTACGTACAGCTTCGAGGCGCTGACCAAGGCGATCCGGCTGATCAACGGCGGCGCCCGGTTCATCTGCACCAACCCGGACGAGACCGGTCCCTCCGCGGAGGGACCGCTGCCCGCGACCGGCTCGGTGGCCGCGCTGATCACCAAGGCCACCGGCAAGGCCCCGTACTTCGCGGGCAAGCCGAACCCGCTGATGATGCGGACCGGGCTGAACGCGATCGGGGCGCACTCGGAGACCAGCGCCATGATCGGCGACCGGATGGACACCGACGTACTGGCCGGTCTGGAGGCCGGGATGGAGACCTTCCTCGTCCTGACCGGGCTGACCACACCC
- a CDS encoding ROK family transcriptional regulator, protein MNRSMAGVGANLPALRSHNAALVLDLLRTAGEGGISRLELAEAAGLTPQAVSKIVARVREEGLVEEAGRRASTGGKPRTVLRLVPSAGHAIGLHLDRDELTVVLLDLAATRVDTRTVPLDLGAGAEAVVATAATEVESLLTGPAAEALGGGLRVLGLGVAMPGPLDHFNGVTQRVTGFPEWDGFPLREAFSARLGLPAVLDKDTNAAALGLALHSPGPSFAYLHLGTGLGAGLVLGGVLYRGERTGAGEFGHQVVQLDGPECTCGKRGCIEALCLGAVARGDLPEAARVLGVGATNLVELLDIDRVLLGGRVIAAAEDEFVRGVGAVLAARNEVPVAAAPGGEHTVADGAAQLVLAPVFGRSQAVATPATALLGSDGPPQGDGGALDEDRVGARPSVGDGVSYAGLAGGPAADQGEAEIR, encoded by the coding sequence GTGAACAGGAGCATGGCGGGAGTGGGAGCCAATCTGCCCGCGCTGCGCAGCCACAATGCGGCGCTCGTCCTCGACCTGCTGCGGACCGCGGGAGAGGGCGGCATAAGCCGGCTCGAGCTCGCCGAGGCGGCCGGCCTCACGCCGCAGGCCGTCAGCAAGATTGTCGCCCGGGTCAGGGAGGAAGGGCTCGTCGAGGAGGCGGGCCGCCGGGCGTCGACCGGGGGCAAACCGCGTACGGTGCTGCGGCTGGTGCCCTCGGCGGGCCACGCCATCGGCCTCCATCTGGACCGCGACGAGCTGACGGTGGTCCTCCTCGACCTCGCCGCCACCCGTGTCGACACCCGGACCGTCCCCCTCGACCTGGGCGCCGGCGCGGAGGCGGTCGTGGCGACGGCGGCGACGGAGGTCGAGAGCCTGCTGACCGGCCCGGCCGCGGAGGCCCTCGGCGGCGGGCTGCGCGTGCTCGGGCTCGGTGTCGCCATGCCGGGACCGCTCGACCACTTCAACGGGGTGACGCAGCGGGTCACCGGCTTCCCCGAGTGGGACGGCTTCCCGCTGCGGGAGGCGTTCTCCGCGCGCCTCGGGCTGCCCGCCGTCCTCGACAAGGACACCAACGCCGCCGCCCTCGGCCTGGCCCTCCACAGCCCCGGGCCCTCCTTCGCCTACCTCCACCTCGGTACGGGACTCGGCGCCGGCCTCGTCCTGGGCGGCGTGCTCTACCGGGGCGAGCGCACCGGCGCCGGGGAGTTCGGTCACCAGGTCGTCCAGCTCGACGGCCCCGAGTGCACCTGCGGCAAGCGCGGCTGCATCGAGGCGCTCTGCCTGGGGGCCGTCGCCCGGGGCGATCTGCCGGAGGCCGCCCGGGTCCTCGGCGTGGGCGCCACCAACCTCGTCGAACTGCTCGACATCGACCGGGTGCTCCTCGGCGGCCGCGTCATCGCCGCCGCGGAGGACGAGTTCGTACGAGGAGTGGGCGCGGTGCTCGCCGCACGCAACGAGGTCCCGGTGGCCGCCGCGCCGGGCGGCGAGCACACCGTCGCCGACGGCGCCGCGCAACTCGTGCTCGCCCCGGTGTTCGGCCGGTCGCAAGCCGTGGCGACCCCGGCCACCGCCCTGCTCGGAAGCGACGGGCCGCCCCAGGGGGACGGCGGGGCCCTCGACGAGGACCGAGTGGGCGCCAGGCCCTCGGTGGGCGACGGCGTGTCCTACGCCGGCCTCGCGGGCGGCCCTGCGGCCGACCAGGGGGAGGCGGAAATACGCTGA
- a CDS encoding Gfo/Idh/MocA family oxidoreductase has product MTGTGSPLRVALVGYGLAGSVFHAPLIAATDGLVLDTVVTSSPERQEQARAEFPDVRIAASPDRLWARANELDLVVVASPNKTHVPLARAALEAGLAVVVDKPIAGTAAEARALAALAAERSLVLSVFQNRRWDNDFLTLRKLIASGDLGDVQRFESRFERWRPRLKGGWRESGDPAEIGGLLYDLGSHVVDQALTLFGPAARVYAESDVRRPGAQADDDTFIAITHTGGVRSHLYVSATTAQLGPRFRVLGSTGGYVKYGLDPQEDALRAGRRPQDGEPWGVEPESMWGRAGAGESPLTGGGVPVETVPGDYPAYYAAVAAAVREKTAPPVTAEEAAAALDVLEAARRSAREGITVTVEVTA; this is encoded by the coding sequence ATGACTGGTACCGGCTCTCCCCTCCGCGTCGCCCTCGTCGGATACGGCCTGGCGGGCTCCGTCTTCCACGCCCCGCTGATCGCCGCCACCGACGGTCTCGTCCTCGACACGGTCGTCACCTCGAGCCCCGAGCGGCAGGAGCAGGCGCGCGCCGAGTTCCCCGACGTCCGCATCGCGGCGTCCCCCGACCGTCTGTGGGCCCGCGCGAACGAGCTCGACCTGGTCGTCGTCGCCTCGCCGAACAAGACGCACGTCCCGCTCGCCCGCGCCGCGCTCGAGGCGGGTCTCGCGGTCGTCGTCGACAAGCCGATCGCCGGCACCGCGGCGGAGGCGCGCGCGCTCGCCGCTCTCGCCGCCGAACGCTCGCTCGTGCTCTCCGTCTTCCAGAACCGCCGCTGGGACAACGACTTCCTCACCCTGCGGAAGCTGATCGCGTCCGGCGACCTCGGTGACGTGCAGCGCTTCGAGTCCCGCTTCGAACGCTGGCGCCCGCGCCTCAAGGGCGGCTGGCGCGAGTCCGGCGACCCGGCGGAGATCGGCGGCCTGCTGTACGACCTGGGGAGCCATGTCGTCGACCAGGCACTGACCCTCTTCGGCCCGGCGGCTCGCGTGTACGCCGAGTCGGACGTACGCCGCCCCGGCGCGCAGGCCGACGACGACACGTTCATCGCGATCACCCACACCGGCGGTGTCCGCTCGCATCTGTACGTCAGCGCCACGACCGCACAGCTCGGCCCGCGTTTCCGGGTTCTGGGCTCCACGGGCGGGTACGTGAAGTACGGCCTGGACCCGCAGGAGGACGCGCTGCGCGCCGGCCGCCGCCCGCAGGACGGCGAGCCGTGGGGCGTGGAGCCGGAGTCCATGTGGGGCCGGGCAGGTGCGGGAGAGTCACCGCTGACCGGCGGAGGCGTTCCCGTGGAGACCGTGCCGGGCGACTACCCCGCGTACTACGCGGCGGTCGCCGCTGCGGTGCGCGAGAAGACCGCCCCGCCGGTCACCGCGGAGGAGGCGGCCGCGGCACTGGACGTGCTGGAGGCCGCCCGCCGCTCCGCCCGCGAAGGGATCACCGTCACCGTGGAGGTCACCGCATGA
- a CDS encoding heme-degrading domain-containing protein, which yields MNTMDTMKPVPHLSVDEIVEQERRLTLRRFTHSDAWALGSMLVEMAHLREAPVAIDIRRGAQQLFHAALPGSSADNDAWIDRKRRVVERYGESSYLVGARHRAKGTTFEESSRLDPDRYAAHGGSFPITVAGAGVVGSVTVSGLPQAEDHAMVVEALERFIAT from the coding sequence ATGAACACCATGGACACGATGAAGCCGGTCCCCCACTTGAGTGTCGACGAGATAGTCGAGCAGGAGCGACGGCTCACACTGCGCCGGTTCACGCACTCCGACGCATGGGCGCTCGGCAGCATGCTGGTGGAGATGGCGCATCTGCGGGAGGCGCCGGTGGCTATCGACATCCGCCGCGGCGCCCAGCAGCTGTTCCACGCCGCGCTGCCCGGCTCCAGCGCCGACAACGACGCGTGGATCGACCGCAAGCGCCGGGTCGTCGAGCGGTACGGCGAGAGTTCCTACCTGGTCGGGGCGCGCCACCGCGCCAAGGGCACCACGTTCGAGGAGTCCTCCCGCCTGGACCCGGACCGGTACGCGGCCCACGGCGGCTCGTTCCCCATCACGGTCGCCGGAGCGGGCGTGGTCGGCTCGGTCACGGTCTCGGGCCTGCCGCAGGCCGAGGACCACGCGATGGTGGTCGAGGCACTGGAACGCTTCATCGCCACGTGA
- a CDS encoding fumarylacetoacetate hydrolase family protein has protein sequence MKLLRVGTAGAERPALLDQDGTTLRDLSGLVTDIDGALLADAAALGRIRAAADAGELPVLDATGLRVGPPVGRIGKVVCIGLNYHDHAAETGAEPPAEPVVFLKAADTVVGPDDTVLVPRGSRKTDWEVELAVVVGRTARYIEADEDPLSYVAGYAVAHDVSEREFQIERGGTWDKGKNCETFNPLGPWLVTADEVPDPQALGLRLWVNGELKQDGTTADQIFPVADVVRYVSRFMTLHPGDVINTGTPAGVAMGQPEPKPFLRAGDVVELEVDGLGRQRQELKDA, from the coding sequence ATGAAGCTGCTGCGTGTCGGAACGGCAGGCGCCGAACGCCCCGCACTGCTCGACCAGGACGGGACGACGCTGCGCGACCTGTCCGGCCTCGTCACGGACATCGACGGAGCACTGCTCGCGGATGCCGCCGCCCTCGGCCGGATCAGGGCCGCGGCCGACGCAGGTGAACTGCCCGTGCTGGACGCGACCGGACTCCGTGTCGGGCCGCCGGTCGGCCGGATCGGAAAGGTCGTGTGCATCGGGCTGAACTACCACGACCACGCCGCGGAGACCGGCGCGGAGCCCCCGGCCGAGCCCGTCGTCTTCCTCAAGGCCGCCGACACCGTGGTCGGGCCTGACGACACCGTGCTCGTGCCGCGCGGCAGCCGCAAGACCGACTGGGAGGTCGAGCTCGCGGTGGTCGTCGGACGCACGGCGCGCTACATCGAGGCGGACGAGGACCCGCTCTCGTACGTCGCCGGGTACGCGGTCGCCCACGACGTCTCGGAGCGCGAGTTCCAGATCGAGCGCGGCGGCACCTGGGACAAGGGCAAGAACTGCGAGACGTTCAACCCGCTGGGGCCGTGGCTCGTGACCGCCGACGAGGTACCGGACCCGCAGGCCCTCGGGCTGCGGCTCTGGGTCAACGGCGAGTTGAAGCAGGACGGCACGACCGCCGACCAGATCTTCCCTGTCGCCGACGTCGTCCGTTACGTCAGCCGGTTCATGACCCTCCACCCGGGCGATGTCATCAACACCGGTACGCCGGCGGGTGTCGCCATGGGGCAGCCCGAGCCGAAGCCGTTCCTGCGCGCCGGTGACGTGGTCGAGCTGGAGGTCGACGGGCTCGGCCGCCAGCGCCAGGAGCTCAAGGACGCGTAG
- a CDS encoding YnfA family protein encodes MSVARSVALFLVAALFEIGGAWLVWQGLREHRGWVWIGAGVIALGLYGVVATFQSDANFGRVLAAYGGVFVAGSIVWGVVADGYRPDRYDIAGALICLAGMAVIMYAPRGH; translated from the coding sequence ATGTCCGTCGCACGCTCCGTCGCCCTCTTCCTGGTCGCCGCACTCTTCGAGATCGGCGGCGCATGGCTGGTCTGGCAGGGACTGCGCGAGCACCGCGGCTGGGTGTGGATCGGCGCGGGCGTGATCGCGCTCGGGCTGTACGGCGTGGTCGCCACGTTCCAGAGCGACGCGAACTTCGGGCGGGTCCTCGCCGCGTACGGCGGCGTCTTCGTCGCCGGGTCGATCGTCTGGGGCGTGGTCGCCGACGGCTACCGGCCGGACCGTTACGACATCGCCGGCGCGCTGATCTGCCTCGCCGGAATGGCAGTGATCATGTACGCGCCCCGCGGCCACTGA
- a CDS encoding YidC/Oxa1 family membrane protein insertase, translating into MSVFATLVEQLADLLRPLFAASATAAAIVAFTALVRLAVHPLSRAAARGQKARTRLAPQLAALRTKHAKNPERLRKATLELYAKEEVSPLAGCLPSLLQVPAFFLMYHLFSNAEIGGEPNGLLGHSLLDAPLGDRWTDALAHGGVLGGAGLVYLALFVIVAAVATFNYVRTKRQMADAPAAGEQLPGMGAMTKVMPLMSFLTLATVAVVPLAAALYVVTSTTWAAAERVFLYRDAPAPSVAQM; encoded by the coding sequence ATGTCCGTTTTCGCCACCCTGGTCGAGCAACTCGCCGATCTGCTCCGGCCGCTGTTCGCCGCGTCCGCCACCGCCGCCGCGATCGTCGCCTTCACCGCGCTCGTGCGGCTCGCGGTGCATCCCCTCTCCCGCGCCGCCGCCCGTGGCCAGAAGGCCCGGACCCGCCTCGCGCCGCAGCTCGCCGCCCTGCGCACCAAGCACGCCAAGAACCCGGAGCGGCTGCGGAAGGCGACGCTGGAGCTCTACGCCAAGGAGGAGGTGTCGCCGCTGGCCGGCTGTCTGCCGAGCCTGCTGCAAGTGCCCGCGTTCTTCCTGATGTACCACCTTTTCTCCAACGCCGAGATCGGCGGCGAGCCCAACGGGCTCCTCGGTCACTCCCTTCTCGACGCGCCCCTCGGCGACCGCTGGACCGACGCCCTCGCGCACGGCGGGGTGCTGGGCGGCGCGGGACTCGTCTACCTGGCCCTCTTCGTCATCGTCGCCGCCGTGGCGACGTTCAACTACGTACGCACCAAGCGGCAGATGGCCGACGCGCCGGCGGCCGGCGAGCAACTGCCGGGCATGGGGGCGATGACGAAGGTGATGCCGCTGATGTCGTTCCTCACGCTCGCCACCGTCGCCGTCGTGCCGCTGGCCGCCGCGCTGTACGTCGTGACCTCCACGACCTGGGCCGCGGCCGAGCGGGTCTTCCTCTACCGGGACGCGCCGGCGCCGTCGGTGGCACAGATGTGA
- a CDS encoding DUF6412 domain-containing protein, with amino-acid sequence MAGRTARLLRPAALLFFLLLEILLVDGSSLTAAVALAATAATATAAAGSALVVCAVISARCAPAVPRTRVRTALRDREKRTAFLPQRDPDARGRRRPRAPGRPFLTAP; translated from the coding sequence ATGGCCGGTCGTACGGCACGGCTGCTCCGGCCCGCGGCGCTGCTGTTCTTCCTTCTGCTCGAGATCCTCCTCGTCGACGGCAGCAGCCTCACCGCCGCCGTCGCGCTCGCCGCGACCGCCGCGACCGCCACGGCCGCCGCCGGGTCCGCGCTCGTCGTCTGCGCCGTCATCAGCGCCCGCTGCGCGCCCGCCGTTCCCCGCACCCGCGTCCGAACGGCTCTGCGCGACCGTGAGAAACGCACCGCCTTCCTGCCGCAGCGCGACCCCGATGCCCGGGGCCGCAGGCGGCCCCGAGCGCCCGGCCGTCCCTTCCTGACGGCCCCGTAG
- a CDS encoding sugar ABC transporter substrate-binding protein — MNAFLRRTAVAAAATVVLIPLSGCGSEAEPGVRLSDDIVVGLLLPENQAARYEQFDKPVIEERIARLTNSKGKVVYANAKHDADLQTQQLESMIEDGVDVLIVDAVDSKAIAGAIEEADEAAIPVVAFDRLAEGPIDGYVSFDNEQVGHIQGKALLEALKSEGGSDSGAGSGSDSGSGSAPGKIVMMNGALTDPNAAMFKKGAHTELDGKVEIGLEYDTEDWKPENAKANMEAAIASLGKDAIAGVYSANDGMAGGIIDALKSAGVTDLPPVTGQDAELAAVQRIVAGEQYMTVYKQYAPEAAAAAEMAILLARHMSLGAAAHTDIDTPTEESVPTVRIPVIALTKENIKETVVKDGVYTVDQICVPEVRKACEDIGLTS, encoded by the coding sequence ATGAACGCATTTCTGCGTCGTACGGCCGTCGCAGCCGCGGCCACCGTCGTGCTCATACCGCTGTCCGGTTGCGGGTCCGAGGCGGAGCCGGGTGTCAGGCTGAGCGACGACATCGTCGTCGGGCTGCTCCTGCCGGAGAACCAGGCCGCTCGCTACGAGCAGTTCGACAAACCGGTCATCGAGGAACGCATAGCCCGGCTCACCAACAGCAAGGGCAAGGTCGTCTACGCCAACGCCAAGCACGACGCCGATCTGCAGACGCAGCAGCTGGAATCCATGATCGAGGACGGCGTCGACGTACTGATCGTGGACGCGGTGGACTCGAAGGCCATCGCCGGCGCGATCGAGGAGGCCGACGAGGCCGCCATCCCCGTCGTCGCCTTCGACCGCCTCGCCGAGGGCCCGATCGACGGTTACGTCTCCTTCGACAATGAACAGGTCGGCCACATCCAGGGCAAGGCCCTGCTGGAGGCCCTCAAGTCCGAGGGCGGCTCGGACTCCGGGGCCGGTTCCGGTTCGGACTCCGGTTCGGGCTCCGCGCCCGGCAAGATCGTGATGATGAACGGCGCCCTGACCGATCCGAACGCCGCCATGTTCAAGAAGGGCGCCCACACCGAGCTCGACGGCAAGGTCGAGATCGGCCTCGAGTACGACACCGAGGACTGGAAGCCGGAGAACGCCAAGGCCAACATGGAGGCCGCGATCGCCTCCCTCGGCAAGGACGCCATCGCCGGCGTCTACTCCGCCAACGACGGCATGGCGGGCGGCATCATCGATGCCCTCAAGTCCGCAGGCGTCACCGACCTCCCGCCCGTCACCGGCCAGGACGCCGAACTGGCCGCGGTGCAGCGCATCGTCGCCGGTGAACAGTACATGACCGTCTACAAGCAGTACGCCCCGGAGGCGGCGGCCGCCGCCGAGATGGCCATCCTGCTGGCGAGGCACATGTCGCTCGGGGCGGCCGCGCACACGGACATCGACACCCCGACCGAGGAGTCCGTCCCGACCGTGCGCATCCCGGTCATCGCGCTGACGAAGGAGAACATCAAGGAGACCGTCGTCAAGGACGGCGTCTACACGGTGGACCAGATCTGTGTCCCCGAGGTCCGCAAGGCGTGCGAGGACATCGGGCTCACGTCGTAG
- a CDS encoding class E sortase, with protein MRRRWERQRVRARARGRVWLARGLWTAAEVAVTLGVVVLLLVVHQLWWTNRQAREGAERQVHALEQQWERGPSERAGVRETTPAPDPDPDADADPDPDPAPEREPPDEPRWDQAYAVLRIPRLDVVAPVAEGIGKRGVLDKGYVGHYPDTAQPGRAGNFAVAGHRNTHGEPFRHINRLRPGDTVEVETRQGVYVYAVDRTLARTLPGDTGVIDPVPRSSVRPAAGYDAAGHYLTMTTCTPEFSSRYRLVVWALLAAVRPR; from the coding sequence GTGCGGAGGCGGTGGGAGCGGCAGCGGGTGCGGGCCCGGGCGCGCGGGCGCGTGTGGCTCGCGCGCGGACTGTGGACGGCGGCGGAGGTCGCCGTCACGCTCGGCGTCGTCGTGCTGCTCCTCGTCGTCCACCAGCTGTGGTGGACCAACCGGCAGGCCAGGGAGGGCGCGGAGCGGCAGGTGCATGCCCTGGAGCAGCAGTGGGAGCGAGGGCCATCGGAAAGGGCGGGCGTACGGGAGACCACCCCCGCGCCGGACCCGGACCCGGACGCCGACGCGGACCCGGACCCGGACCCCGCGCCGGAGCGCGAGCCGCCGGACGAGCCCCGTTGGGACCAGGCGTACGCCGTCCTCCGCATTCCCCGCCTCGACGTCGTCGCCCCTGTCGCCGAGGGGATCGGCAAGCGAGGCGTCCTCGACAAGGGGTACGTCGGGCACTACCCGGACACCGCGCAGCCCGGCCGGGCCGGGAACTTCGCCGTCGCCGGGCACCGCAACACCCACGGCGAACCGTTCCGTCACATCAACCGCCTCCGCCCCGGTGACACCGTGGAGGTGGAGACGCGCCAGGGGGTGTACGTGTACGCCGTCGACAGGACGCTCGCGCGGACCCTGCCCGGTGACACGGGTGTGATCGACCCCGTCCCACGCAGCTCGGTGCGGCCCGCCGCCGGATACGACGCGGCGGGCCACTACCTGACGATGACGACGTGCACGCCCGAGTTCAGCTCCCGGTACCGGCTGGTGGTGTGGGCGCTGCTGGCCGCGGTACGGCCACGCTGA
- a CDS encoding SEC-C domain-containing protein, with protein MRPDTPADHIAEAERLLRTAEQYPEDAEPLLLQAAAHLELAGERGRASTLYDRLLASEQPEQPQLVKALQAANLWEYGHEAEARALINGIRTAAPAQAAPWEIIAETLENHDELEASHDCFSTALSILHTQSDEDVPYATRSLLSGRHRVRRLLGLPHDDWDSTADRVHAAHTPDVTLDELHDPNRLWALGSDNPAELKAEIARLRSELGSYRSALSRPFPVAVLHWPDAEFTELLEAYPRLTSEYPTHAAHLADIEASLRDLSATGTENLGIVTATVPSYEAFAASEQSSPANTDLLPQYATTLAARGRAAAWPPAKGAPCWCGSGTAYRECHGA; from the coding sequence ATGCGCCCCGACACGCCTGCTGACCACATCGCCGAAGCCGAGCGCCTGCTGCGTACCGCCGAGCAGTATCCGGAGGACGCCGAACCGCTGCTCCTCCAGGCCGCAGCCCACCTGGAACTCGCCGGCGAACGCGGCCGAGCCTCCACCCTCTACGACCGCCTCCTGGCGTCCGAGCAGCCCGAGCAGCCGCAGCTCGTCAAAGCGCTGCAGGCCGCCAACCTCTGGGAGTACGGCCACGAGGCCGAGGCCCGCGCCCTGATCAACGGCATCCGCACCGCCGCGCCGGCACAGGCCGCGCCGTGGGAGATCATCGCGGAGACGCTGGAGAACCACGACGAGCTCGAGGCGTCCCACGACTGCTTCTCCACGGCGCTGTCGATCCTCCACACCCAGAGCGACGAGGACGTCCCGTACGCCACCCGGTCCCTCCTCTCGGGCCGCCACCGCGTCCGCCGCCTGCTGGGCCTGCCCCACGACGACTGGGACTCCACGGCCGACCGGGTCCACGCCGCCCACACCCCGGACGTCACCCTCGACGAACTCCACGACCCGAACCGCCTGTGGGCGCTCGGCTCCGACAACCCGGCCGAGCTGAAGGCCGAGATCGCCCGTCTCCGCTCCGAACTGGGCTCCTACCGCTCGGCCCTGTCCCGCCCCTTCCCGGTCGCGGTCCTCCACTGGCCGGATGCGGAATTCACGGAGCTGCTCGAGGCGTACCCCCGGCTCACCTCCGAGTACCCGACCCACGCGGCGCACCTGGCGGACATCGAGGCCTCGCTGCGCGACCTGTCGGCGACGGGCACGGAGAACCTGGGCATCGTGACGGCGACGGTCCCCTCCTACGAGGCCTTCGCCGCCTCCGAGCAGTCCTCCCCCGCGAACACGGACCTCCTCCCCCAGTACGCCACCACCCTCGCGGCCCGCGGCCGCGCGGCAGCCTGGCCCCCGGCGAAGGGCGCGCCGTGCTGGTGCGGGTCGGGGACGGCGTACCGGGAGTGCCACGGGGCGTAG
- a CDS encoding very short patch repair endonuclease: MSRQGSRDTAQELAVRRLLHASGLRYRVNVPVPGMPRRTIDIVFPRVKIAIFLDGCFWHGCPQHATHPKANAEWWRTKLDKNTARDIETTGHLTEAGWTVLRFWEHVPAEEVAATVHAAVDREKRDRDRQK, translated from the coding sequence ATGAGCCGCCAGGGCTCACGCGACACGGCTCAGGAGCTGGCGGTTCGCAGGCTGCTGCACGCCTCCGGCCTGCGCTACCGCGTGAACGTCCCGGTGCCCGGCATGCCCCGCCGAACGATCGACATCGTCTTCCCCAGGGTCAAGATCGCGATCTTCCTGGACGGCTGCTTCTGGCATGGCTGCCCCCAGCACGCGACCCACCCCAAGGCCAATGCGGAGTGGTGGCGGACCAAGCTCGACAAGAACACGGCACGGGACATCGAGACGACCGGCCACCTCACGGAGGCAGGCTGGACGGTCCTTCGGTTCTGGGAGCACGTACCGGCGGAAGAGGTCGCGGCGACGGTACATGCGGCTGTGGACCGGGAGAAGCGGGACCGGGACCGGCAGAAGTAG